The following are encoded together in the Pan troglodytes isolate AG18354 chromosome 6, NHGRI_mPanTro3-v2.0_pri, whole genome shotgun sequence genome:
- the SAMD9 gene encoding sterile alpha motif domain-containing protein 9 — translation MAKQLNLPENTDDWTKEDVNQWLESHKIDQKHREILTEQDVNGAVLKWLKKEHLVDMGITHGPAIQIEELFKELRKTAIEDSIQTSKMGKPSKNAPKDQTVSQKERRETSKQRQKGKENPDMANPSAMSTTAKGSKSLKVELIEDKIDYTKERQLSIDLTCVSYPFDEFSNPYRYKLDFSLQPETGPGNLIDPIHEFKAFTNTATATEEDVKMKFSNEVFRFASACMNSRTNGTIHFGVKDKPHGKIVGIKVTNDTKEALINHFNLMINKYFEDHQVQQAKKCIREPRFVEVLLPNSTLSDRFVIEVDIIPQFSECQYDYFQIKMQNYNNKTWEQSKKFSLFVRDGTSSRDITKNKVDFRAFKADFKTLAESRKAAEEKFRAKTNKKEREGPKLVKLLTGNQDLLDNSYYEQYILVTNKCHPDQTKHLDFLKEIKWFAVLEFDPESNINGVVKAYKESRVANLHFPSVYVEQKTTPNETISTLNLYHQPSWIFCNGRLDLDSEKYKPFDPSSWQRERASDVRKLISFLTHEDIMPRGKFLVVFLLLSSVDDPRDPLIETFCAFYQDLKGMENILCICVHPHIFQGWKDLLEARLIKHQDEISSQCISALSLEEINGTILKLKSVTQSSKRLLPSIGLSTVLLKKEEDIMTALEIICENECEGTLLEKDKNKFLEFKASKEEDFYRGGKVSWWNFYFSSESYSSPFVKRDKYERLEAMIQNCADSSKPTSTKIIHLYHHPGCGGTTLAMHILWELRKKFRCAVLKNKTVDFSEIGEQVTSLITYGAMNRQEYVPVLLLVDDFEEQDNVYLLQYSIQTAIAKKYIRYEKPLVIILNCMRSQNPKKSAKIPDSIALIQQLSPKEQRAFELKLKEIKEQHKNFEDFYSFMIMKTNFNKEYIENVVRNILKGQNIFTKEAKLFSFLALLNSYVPDTTISLSQCEKFLGIGNKKAFWGTEKFEDKMGTYSTILIKTEVIECGNYCGVRIIHSLIAEFSLEELKKSYHLNKSQIMLDMLTENLFFDTGMGKSKFLQDMHTLLLTRHRDEHEGETGNWFSPFIEALHKDEGNEAVEAVLLESIHRFNPNAFICQALARHFYIKKKDFGNALNWAKQAKIIEPDNSYISDTLGQVYKSKIRWWIEENGGNGNISVDDLIALLDLAEHASSAFKESQQQSEDREYEVKERLYPKSKRRYDTYNIAGYQGEIEVGLYTIQILQLIPFFDNKNELSKRYMVNFVSGSSDIPGDPNNEYKLALKNYIPYLTKLKFSLKKSFDFFDEYFVLLKPRNNIKQNEEAKTRRKVAGYFKKYVDIFCLLEESQNNTGLGSKFSEPLQVERCRRNLVALKADKFSGLLEYLIKSQEDAISTMKCIVNEYTFLLEQCTVKIQSKEKLNFILANIILSCIKPTSRLVKPVEKLKDQLREVLQPIGLTYQFSEPYFLASLLFWPENQQLDQHSEQMKEYAQALKNSFKGQYKHMHRTKQPIAYFFLGKGKRLERLVHKGKIDQCFEKTPDINSLWQSGDVWKEEKVQELLLRLQGRAENNCLYIEYGINEKITIPITPAFLGQLRSGRSIEKVSFYLGFSIGGPLAYDIEIV, via the coding sequence ATGGCAAAGCAACTTAACCTTCCAGAAAATACAGATGATTGGACAAAAGAGGATGTAAATCAGTGGTTAGAAAGTCATAAGATTGACCAAAAACACAGGGAAATTTTGACTGAACAAGACGTGAATGGAGCAGTCTTGAAGTGGTTAAAAAAAGAACATCTTGTTGATATGGGCATCACACATGGACCAGCTATTCAAATAGAAGAACTATTCAAAGAATTGCGGAAAACAGCCATTGAAGATTCGATTCAGACATCTAAGATGGGAAAGCCCAGTAAAAATGCTCCTAAAGAccaaactgtgtctcaaaaggaACGTAGAGAAACTTCAAAGCAAAGACAAAAGGGTAAAGAGAACCCAGATATGGCTAATCCGTCTGCAATGAGTACAACTGCTAAAGGTTCTAAGTCACTAAAAGTTGAGCTCATAGAAGATAAAATAGATTATACAAAGGAAAGGCAACTATCCATAGACCTGACATGTGTATCATACCCATTTGATGAATTCAGTAATCCATATCGTTACAAGTTGGATTTTAGTCTACAGCCTGAAACAGGACCAGGCAATCTCATTGATCCGATACATGAATTCAAAGCCTTCACAAATACAGCAACAGCCACAGAAGAGGATGTCAAGATGAAATTTAGCAATGAGGTTTTCCGATTTGCTTCAGCTTGTATGAATTCACGTACCAATGGCACTATTCATTTTGGAGTCAAAGACAAACCCCATGGGAAAATTGTTGGCATCAAAGTCACCAATGATACCAAGGAAGCCCTCATTAACCATTTCAATCTGATGATAAACAAGTATTTTGAAGACCATCAAGTCCAACAAGCAAAGAAGTGCATTCGAGAGCCAAGATTTGTGGAAGTTTTACTGCCAAATAGTACTCTATCTGACAGATTTGTTATTGAAGTGGACATTATTCCACAGTTCTCTGAATGCCAATATGATTATTTCCagattaaaatgcaaaattacaaCAACAAAACATGGGAACAAAGTAAAAAATTCTCACTATTTGTGCGAGATGGGACCAGCTCTAGGGACATTACGAAAAATAAAGTTGATTTCAGAGCAtttaaagcagattttaaaaCACTGGCAGAGTCCAGAaaagcagcagaagaaaaattcagagcaaaaacaaataaaaaagaaagagagggaccAAAGTTGGTTAAATTATTGACAGGAAATCAAGATTTGTTAGATAATTCATACTATGAACAGTACATTCTTGTAACAAATAAATGCCACCCAGATCAAACAAAACACTTAGATttcctgaaggaaattaaatGGTTTGCTGTATTGGAGTTTGATCCTGAGTCTAACATCAATGGAGTGGTCAAAGCTTACAAAGAAAGCCGAGTAGCAAACCTTCACTTTCCAAGTGTATATGTAGAACAGAAAACCACACCAAATGAGACGATTTCTACTCTAAATCTTTACCATCAACCCAGCTGGATTTTCTGCAATGGCAGGTTAGACCTTGACAGTGAAAAATATAAACCCTTTGATCCAAGTTCCTGGCAAAGAGAAAGAGCTTCTGATGTCAGgaaactgatttcatttcttacaCATGAAGACATAATGCCAAGAGGGAAGTTTTTGGTGGTATTTCTATTACTGTCCTCTGTGGATGACCCAAGAGATCCCCTCATTGAGACTTTCTGTGCTTTCTACCAGGATCTCAAAGGAATGGAAAATATACTGTGTATTTGTGTACACCCACACATATTTCAGGGATGGAAAGATCTACTTGAAGCAAGATTAATAAAACACCAAGATGAAATTTCAAGCCAATGTATTTCTGCTTTAAGCCTTGAAGAGATCAATGGCACTATTCTTAAACTAAAATCTGTGACTCAATCTTCAAAAAGACTTTTGCCATCTATTGGTTTATCGACTGTCCTtctgaaaaaggaagaagatatCATGACTGCTCTGGAAATTATCTGTGAAAATGAATGTGAGGGTACACTGTTAGAGaaggacaaaaataaattccttgaaTTCAAGGCATCAAAAGAGGAAGACTTCTATCGAGGTGGCAAAGTGTCATGGTGGAACTTCTATTTCTCTTCTGAAAGTTATTCTTCACCTTTTGTCAAAAGGGATAAATATGAAAGACTTGAAGCAATGATTCAAAACTGTGCAGATTCTTCTAAACCAACAAGTACCAAAATTATTCATCTGTATCATCATCCAGGCTGTGGGGGAACTACCTTGGCTATGCACATTCTCTGGGAACTAAGGAAGAAATTCAGATGTGCTGTGCTGAAAAACAAGACAGTGGATTTTTCTGAAATTGGAGAACAGGTAACCAGTTTAATCACCTATGGGGCAATGAACCGTCAGGAATACGTACCTGTACTGCTCCTTGTTGATGATTTTGAAGAACAAGATAATGTCTATCTTCTGCAGTACTCTATTCAAACAGCTATAGCTAAAAAGTACATTCGATATGAAAAACCTCTGGTGATTATCCTAAATTGTATGAGATCACAAAATCCTAAAAAAAGTGCAAAGATCCCAGACAGTATTGCCTTAATACAGCAACTCTCTCCCAAAGAACAGAGAGCTTTTGAGCTTaaattgaaagaaatcaaagaacagCATAAAAACTTTGaggatttttattcctttatgatCATGAAAACCAATTTTAATAAAGAATACATAGAAAATGTGGTCCGGAATATCCTGAAAGGGCAGAATATTTTCACCAAGGAAGcaaagctcttttcttttctggctCTTCTTAATTCATATGTGCCTGATACCACCATTTCTCTATCACAGTGTGAAAAATTCTTAGGAATTGGAAACAAGAAGGCTTTCTGGGGGACAGAAAAATTTGAAGACAAGATGGGCACCTACTCTACAATTCTGATAAAAACAGAGGTCATCGAATGTGGGAACTACTGTGGAGTACGCATCATTCACTCTTTGATTGCAGAGTTCTCACTGGAAGAATTGAAGAAAAGCTATCACCTGAATAAAAGTCAAATTATGTTGGATATGCTAACTGAGAATTTGTTCTTCGATACTGGTATGGGAAAAAGTAAATTTCTGCAAGATATGCACACACTCCTACTCACAAGACACCGCGATGAACATGAAGGTGAAACAGGAAATTGGTTTTCCCCATTTATTGAAGCATTACATAAAGATGAAGGAAATGAAGCAGTTGAAGCTGTATTGCTTGAAAGTATCCATCGGTTCAACCCAAATGCATTCATTTGCCAAGCGTTGGCAAGACATTTCTACATTAAAAAGAAGGACTTTGGCAATGCTCTAAACTGggcaaaacaagcaaaaatcatAGAACCTGACAATTCTTATATCTCAGATACACTGGGTCAAgtctacaaaagtaaaataagatgGTGGATAGAGGAAAACGGAGGAAACGGGAACATTTCAGTTGATGATCTAATTGCTCTTTTGGATTTAGCAGAACATGCCTCAAGTGCATTCAAAGAATCTCAACAGCAAAGTGAAGATAGAGAGTATGAAGTGAAGGAAAGATTGTATCCAAAGTCGAAAAGGCGGTATGATACTTACAATATAGCTGGTTATCAAGGAGAGATAGAAGTTGGGCTTTACACAATCCAAATTCTCcagctcattcctttttttgataataaaaatgaGCTATCTAAAAGATATATGGTCAATTTTGTATCAGGAAGTAGTGATATTCCAGGGGATCCAAACAATGAATATAAATTAGCCCTCAAAAACTATATTCCTTATTTAACTAAattgaaattttctttgaaaaagtcctttgatttttttgatgAATACTTTGTCCTGCTAAAACCCAGGAACAATATTAAGCAAAATGAAGAGGCCAAAACTCGGAGAAAGGTGGCtggatattttaagaaatatgtagATATATTTTGTCTCTTAGAAGAATCACAAAACAACACAGGTCTTGGATCAAAATTCAGTGAGCCACTTCAAGTAGAGAGATGCAGGAGAAACCTAGTAGCTTTAAAAGCAGACAAGTTTTCTGGGCTCTTGGAATATCTTATCAAAAGTCAAGAGGATGCTATAAGCACTATGAAATGTATAGTGAACGAATATACTTTTCTCTTAGAACAATGCACTGTCAAAATCCAGTCAAAAGAAAAGCTAAATTTCATCTTGGCCAACATTATTCTCTCCTGTATCAAACCTACCTCCAGATTAGTAAAGCCAGTTGAAAAACTAAAAGATCAGCTTCGAGAAGTCTTGCAACCAATAGGACTGACTTATCAGTTTTCAGAACCATATTTTCTAGCTTCCCTCTTATTCTGGCCAGAAAATCAACAACTAGATCAACATTCTGAACAAATGAAAGAGTATGCTCAAGCACTAAAAAATTCTTTCAAGGGGCAATATAAACATAT